A region from the Phycisphaerales bacterium genome encodes:
- the rpmG gene encoding 50S ribosomal protein L33 yields the protein MAKKKSLAREYIWLQCTETGDLNYRTSVNVKGGLPEGLKEGLLKYSPRLRKHTKHKIKRK from the coding sequence ATGGCCAAGAAGAAATCTCTAGCGCGTGAGTACATCTGGCTCCAGTGCACCGAGACCGGCGACCTCAACTACCGCACCAGCGTCAACGTGAAGGGTGGCCTTCCCGAGGGCCTCAAGGAGGGCCTCCTGAAGTACTCACCGCGGCTGCGCAAGCACACCAAGCACAAGATCAAGCGCAAGTAA
- the secE gene encoding preprotein translocase subunit SecE — protein MSTKVEHGLYRFGQGYWVRVLTAAFAGLLVVAASMWIAGQINAQANFLPKPTWRITLGALKGEPAPGAAIELVDNRAEPPLKIADAVIDRVASVSTQRAEGELVIRDIVLADKNHAVTDARALSGPGLSASVRNPVGIPLLNPTYLSVGGASLVLILGVVLIFYYVGRKHHSVDFLVAVDEEMKRVHWSTYKTIKDSTIVVVGATFIIAGFLFVADWTFSTVYQLIGLLPK, from the coding sequence ATGAGCACGAAAGTCGAGCACGGACTCTATCGATTCGGGCAGGGATACTGGGTTCGCGTCCTCACGGCCGCGTTCGCCGGGCTCCTGGTCGTGGCCGCCTCCATGTGGATCGCGGGGCAGATCAACGCCCAGGCGAACTTTCTCCCCAAGCCCACGTGGCGCATCACGCTCGGGGCGCTCAAGGGTGAGCCTGCACCCGGTGCGGCGATCGAACTGGTGGACAACCGGGCCGAGCCGCCGCTCAAGATCGCCGATGCCGTCATCGACCGCGTCGCCTCGGTCTCGACCCAGCGAGCCGAGGGTGAACTCGTCATCCGCGACATCGTGCTCGCCGACAAGAACCACGCCGTGACGGACGCCCGTGCGTTGTCGGGGCCAGGTCTCTCGGCCTCAGTCCGCAACCCCGTGGGGATACCGCTCCTCAACCCGACCTATCTCTCGGTAGGCGGCGCCTCGCTCGTGCTCATCCTGGGCGTGGTCCTGATCTTCTACTACGTCGGCAGGAAGCACCACAGCGTGGACTTCCTCGTCGCCGTTGATGAGGAGATGAAGCGTGTACACTGGTCGACGTACAAGACCATCAAGGACTCGACGATCGTTGTGGTCGGCGCCACGTTCATCATTGCCGGCTTCCTCTTTGTCGCCGACTGGACCTTCTCGACCGTGTACCAGTTGATCGGCCTCCTGCCCAAGTAG